The DNA region CCACTAGAAAGATTTCCTTGATACACAGATCCAAAGCCCCCTTTTCCAAGTAAATTACTCTCATTGAATCCATTTGTTGCTTTCACAAGTTCATAATAGGAAATCCTGCCTGGAGCCCCTAAAGTTGATAACTCCTTTTCGATTGGATTTTTAACCATTTTCCTTTTATGCATTAGAATTATTATGCATACAAGAACCAAAAAGCACAAGACAGCAATTATGGATGAACTGCATATGATTAATAACTTATTTTTCCCATTTTTATTACATGGAGGTACTTGTAAGAAAGGATTGCCACAAAGTGctttattatgaatgaaagaTTGAGCTGCAAAGCTTTTGAAAGGTCCTCCATTTGGAATCTCTCCTTGCAATCTATTGTATGACAGATTAAGGTGTTTAAGATAAGAAAGTGACTCTAAAGATTTTGGGATCACACCGGTAATAAGATTTTGAGACAAGTCCAAGAAGCTCAAACTTACCATTTCACCAAGTGATGTTGGGATATGTCCCTCCAATTTGTTGTTTGCTAAGGAGAGAGTTTCTAAAGTTGTCAAAAGACTTATGGTTGTTGGAATGTTGTTTGAAATTTGATTTCCTGACAGGTCTAATAGCACAAGAGCTCTCAAATTCTTAATCTCAGATGGAAGATTTCCAGTTATAGCATTAAGGGATAAGCTTACCTCTAAAATATCTTTGAGATTCCAAAAGGAGGACGGTATTGTAGAGGTTAACCTGTTAGATCCAATGTGAAACTTCCTAAGAGAAGTCATATTTCCTAAACATGTTGGTAACACTCCAAAAAACTCGTTGCTTGTTAAATTCAACTCACTCAAACTCCTAACTTCACAAACCTCATCAATTATAGATCCTTCAAGTCCATTGTAGTCAAGACCTAATGATTGAAGTTTTTGCAACTCTTTAATTGTACTAGGGATTTGTCCATTTAAATCATTCTTACTCAGAGATAATCGAACCAAGTTGCTCATGTTTCCGATTTCTACTGGAATGTTTCCTTTAATTCCACAAGAATTTGCCCAAAAATGTTCTACAGATAAGTTTCCAATGGACTTGGGAAGCTTTAATGGTAAGCTATTCTCTGAAATTTCAACAAGTTTCAAATATCTGCAACTTGTTAGTGAAGTTAGGAAGTTAAATTCAAGAGATTCATCTATTGTCAAATTATTTCCACCTATGATTAGTGATTTAAGGTCTCCTAAATTTCCAAATGAATTGGGTATAATTCCACTAAATCCATTCGAACTCAAGTCAATTATGACGAGATTTGAAGCATTAGATATACTATTTGGAATATTTCCAACAAACTTATTTCTATACATATGTAGTTGTATTAGGCTTGGAAGGCCTAATCCCATATTTGATGGAAGCATGCCTGAGAGAGAATTTTCTTCAAGACGAAAATATTCCAATGTTGAGATGTTGAAGACTTTTGAAGAAATAGATCCACTCAATCTGTTATTTCCTACTTGAAGATACTTAAGTTCATTGAGATTGCCAATCTCCATTGGTATCGAACCTAAAAATCACACGAATGAGAAGCATCACAGTATTGTGATGCATGAAATGCTTAACCATAAAATGAAGATAGAAAATTAAAAGTATACCTGAAAAAAAGTTATCATGTAAAGATAAAATTTGTAACAATGTGCAATTGCCAATCGATCGTGGAATGGTTCCTTCCAAATGATTACCGAATAGAGTAAATTTTTCAAGTTGAGGAAGTTGATGACACATCTCATCTGGGAGAGTTCCATTTAAATCGTTTACGTCAAGATTGATCTCTTTCAAAGAAGAGATGTTGAAGAGGGAGACTGGAATTTCACCTGTATATGTAACATAAAATATGAAATTATTATTCAAAAAACACTTATTGTGTTAGGAAAATCATCTTACCCTCCAAGTTGGTGCTAGTAAGATACAAAGATTGAAGGTTTGTCAAGTTTCCAATGTCTGCTGGCATAGGTCCTTTGTCAAAATTATTGAAAGATAGCTCCAAATCTACCAATTCTTTGCAATATCGCCATACATTCGGCATCTTACCAGAAAAATCATTAACATAAAGATAGAGTAATCTAAGATTTGGAAGTCCTTGACAAACATTTGATGGAAGAATTCCAGAGAGATTATTGAAACCAAGACCCAATATTTGCAAAGATGAGTTGTTCAACATTAATATGTTGCCAGTGAGGAGATTATATTGAAGGTTCAATGTTATCAGCTGTGGAAGATCACCAATTCCTTTTGGAATTTCTCCTTTAGTTCAATATAGACAAAATAAACATATTTAGGATGACTCGTTAAACATAATACGCATCACAACAACTGTAATGACTCCAATTGCAGACGCAACTGTAATTTAAAACCATGGATGTGAGTATATCATACCTGATAAAGAGTTATTTGAAAGACGGATTTCTTGAAGTAAAGACATGTTGAAAATATTTGATGGTATGATTCCAGAGAGTTTGTTATTTCTAACATCCAAAATTCTCAACCTATGAAGTTTACCAACAACATGTGGAATAGTTCCTTCAAGGAAATTTGATTTCCAACTTAGATACTCCAACATTGACAAATTGGATATAGATTGAGGAATAACTCCAACAATATTATTATATCCAAAATCCAAATATTGAAGTTTTGATAAGTCCCCTATCTTTAAAGGAATTTCTCCAACAAAATCATTGTAACTCAAATCAAACCACTTCAATCTCTTCAAATGAAGTAACTCATGTGGTAACTCACCATGGAAACTATTGCCTTGTAGATCAAGAACAAGAAGGAAAGAGAGATTTCCCAATTGAGGAGAAATGGTACCTTGAAGGGCCATGTTACTAAGATTCAATGCATTTACTCTTCCATGATGTTCATCACAAGTAACACCAACCCAATTGCATGAAGAGAAAGTAGAAGAATTAGAGGAAATTGACCAATTACTAAGCATATGATAAGGGTCCAAAGTAATAGATGATTTGAATGAAAGAAGTGCAAATTCATCGGTGGTGATGTTTTTTTTAGTACTCATAGCTAAGCAAGTGAAGAAGTAATAATAGAGTGAGACAGAGAGAATACAGAGCCAATTAGAGTATAGTTTGGCCATTTTCAATATAATATATGCATGAGTCTAAGAATGGATGAGTATATTTATATGAAAATGGCTAAGATGATACTAAGGGCATATGTTAAGTAGTCAAAGGTAAATATTTTGTTTAAGAATTTGTATTGAAAATCTTAATTTTTAAACTTTTAAAAAGTAATATACAATTTCTTGGAAGGAACTGCAAAAAGATAGCAACCAGAACAAACAAGATATATAGTATTTATCAATAGCCAGACATGACTTATCATAAAAATAATATCTTCATAGACTCGTAGACTAACCAAGGATTGGGAAATGGTCTCACATCCTTGTTAAAATACAATTTAAATTTATCACTGAAATTGAAATTCCCAACTACGTTCTAGCAAATATATTAGACGGTTACGATATCATCGATTATTTAAAAGAGGATAAAAGAGAATTTGTGAATGATATGATGAAGTTCTACATGACACCGAAGTTTATAATGACAACATTGAAAGATCGAATTCTAGAGATACATATCTTTTTATTATTAGAGGTTCATACACAAAAATACAACACCTGAATTATTATTAGAGGTTCATACACAAAAATACAACACCTGATGAGTTTAATTCATAATGAGAATTATGTGTATTGGACAAATAATAAAGAGGACTCTAGTGTTGCGAGTGACATATTTTGGACACATTCTGTTCAGTTAAACTTCTAAACATGTTTTCTTTTGTATTGATCTCCGACAATACGTACAAAGCAAATAGTCACCAATTCCCACTAATTGAGATTATTGGTGTCAGATATAGAGTTGACATTCTCTATTATGTTTCCTTGCTTGGGACATGAATGACAAGGAAATTTCATATGAGCACTAGAAAAACATAGGGAGTTGTTTAAAGTAGTGTCACACACTAGAAACACTGTGCCAAAGAAAATCTTACACAACACTTTTTCTTAACCTTAGACAACGATTTAAAGTGCTTTAAAGTGTTGTTTATTTTGTAGCGTTGTAAGTATAGGAagtgttttttttaaatataaaagTGTTGGCTTAATTGAAATTTGGGCAACGCTTTCTATTAAAAGTGTTGGCGTAACTTCTCTTTATGCATCACTTTTGAATAAAAGCGTTGGGGTAAGGCATTATTAGGCAGGACTTTCAGCTAAAAGCGCTGGCATAAGTTCTCTCTAGACATCACTTTCAGCTAAAAATGATGGCACAAGTTATCATTGGACATATCTTTCTAATAAAAGCGTTGGGATAAGGCATCCTTAGGCAGCGCTCTCAACTAAAAATATGACACAAGTCATCATTAAGTGGtgttttttttatattaataaaCAGTATCTTATATGTACTTTACCCAATAGTTTTATTTTCCTCAAGCCATCATTAGGACTTGTTTATTTTTTCTTGAGTTAAAGTTTGAGATAGATTCTCGTGAAATATATAATTATGAAACAACGCAAGAGTTACAATTTTAAAATACTTGTTCACAAAATCACTTTTCGGTATTTTTTGCGGTGTAACTTTCTTCGAAAGCGGGTTTAGAAATAAATTATTAGATATTTCCAAAATATTATTTGGAAGATGGATTTTTGTATATATTAATTATATGTAGAATTAAAAAGCAAATGGCCTAATGTCCTGGTGGTAAGGGGCTTGAAATTTTATGTAAGGGTTTGTGGTTTGAATCCTATTGGTGCCTTTTTGAATAAAGTTTATTATACTAATAGTAATAAAAAACGAAATCAAAATGAACCAATGTGTAGTTCGAACTCGTATCCTTTTGATGGGGGCGAATAAAAATAAATACATCCATTTTTTTATACATTTTTAATTTCTCTAAATCATCATTTACTTTATTAATGCATGAGTAAAGTATAAGAAACATTGTTCTGTAACCCATTATCAAAAAAATAAGTTTAATGTGTTTGTGCAATTTACATTAAGGTATTCAAAGTATCCTAAAGGGAATTCACCGTTAATCCCTATTGTATCTGATATATAATAATTGGTTGGGGTGAATTGAACCTAAAGATTAGTGCGAAATTCACACGCTTTGAATTTTCAAGTGTGATATTCATCAACATCTTCTTAGTTCTAGTGCTGCTACATATTTTCAACAACCACAATATCCAACAATCTTTAGATTCAATTATTACTTAAACAATGGCAACGTCACTCAAAGAAATGACATCTAATTTTGTAAAATTAGAAAAGTTCGATGGAGGTAACTTTATCCGTTGACAGAAAAAGATGAAATGTTTGCTTAGAACTTTGAAAGTGGTATATGTTCTAAATACAACAAAACCGATAGAAAGGGAAGAAGAAACAATCTCAGAAACAAGAGGGAGGCAAGAATTGGACAATGATGATTACATTTACATGTGTCATATTCTTAATGGTATGTCAGATTCATTGTTCAATATTTATCAAAGCAGTCAATTAACAAAAGATTTGTGGGATAAACTAGAGTCAAGATACATGCAAGAAGATGTTATAATTAAGAAGTTTCTTGTTTCCCAATTCAATAATTATAAAATGGTAAATAATAGACCTGTTATGGAACAATTACATGAAATTAAACGTATTCTTAATAATTATAAACAACACAAAATGCACATGGATGAAACCATCGTTGTGTCTTCCATAATAGACAAACTCTCACCTTCATGGAAGGATATAAAAGGACCCTCAAACATAAAAAAGAGGATATATCTCTTGAACAATTGGGTAATCACCTTCGGTTATAAGAAGAGTATCGCAAAAAAGAAGATACTAAAGACCAATTTACTCATGAGAAAATACATGGTGTGGAAGATGGAAAATCTAACAAGTCCAATGATAATATGGACATAGATGATGAAAAGGTTCATGACAACAATGGAAATGgacaaagaaaaagaaaaggagGAAGTTGCTTTCATTGTGGCAAACCGGAACATTTTTAAAGTGAATGTAGGTTCTTGAAAAAGATGAACAAAGTGAAGCAGTCAAGTGCACAAAATGAACATCTTGTTGCATAGAAGTAACTTCTAGAAATTACTCACTTTTAAGAATGTATATTCGGTGTTGAAAAATTTATAATTAAGTGTGTTGTACGTAATAAAGTGTGGATTTATTTGGTTTGCATAATTTATTGTGTGGTATATTTATATGAAAGTGaatttaaatttatttacaaagAAATTGAATATAAAATTTGGTTGTtaatattttcataaatattgATCATAAAGTATTGAATTTTCCTTTAATAAAAGTTGTGACATAAATAAATATACTTATAATGAGTTTAATATATTTTGGAATAATGTCATTTGATTTATCTTTAAAATGGAAAATattgttttctttattttatAAAATTCATTGATGTGTTATGACTTAAAACTCAATCTTATTTAAAGTATAATGATTGATAATTTCAAGTGTATGTATGTATGTTTTGTATGTCATGTAAATGATAAAATTCTATTTAAGAGAATTAAATTAATCTAGCTATTTAGATTTAATTTTCATATGTGTTTATGATTTACATGATTGaatgtttgataaaatatatgATCATGATTGTTTAAGATATAGAAGTTTGATAATCATgtttattataattattttacATGCTTGTTGTATTAATATGTTGTGTTCAAATTGAAAGAAAAGTGAAACTTTAAATATTATTGATTGTTATTAAATGGTTTAATAACAAATGTTGAATGATTTAAAATGTTAGTATGATATACAAAGTAACAAATGTTATGTGATAGGCATCTCGCATGAACAATTACATATGCATAAACCATGCCTACATGCTATAAGCGAGGATTCGGTAACCACTCATGGAAGTCCGTAATAATCCCCAACAAAGCAATTTGAAATCACTCATTTCATGTCAATCTTATTCAACCCTTTGGTTGAAATTTGTTGTTTATGTTAAGCTTCATCAACCCATTGGTTGAAGTTAGTTCTCTTAATCTGAATCAACCCAGTGGTTGAGGATGATCGTATCACTCATCGACCTTCGTCAACCCATTAGTTGGAGTTGGTTCTCTTGTGTTGATCTGAATCAATCTATTGGTTAAGGAGGATCTATTTTCTTTCATTGACCTTCGTCAATCCATTGGTTGTAGTTGGTTATTCTTCATATGAATCAATCTATTGATTGGGGATGATATGTTTTCTTTCATTAACCTTCGTCAATATATTGGTTGAAGTTGGTTATTCTTCATCTAAACCAATTCATTGGTTGAGGAggatttatttttatttcattaaCCTTCGTCAATCCATTGGTGGAAGTTGGTTTTTTTTCATCTAAATCAATTCATTGGTTGAGGACGATTTGTGCGTTGACCTTTATTAAAGTATAGGTTGAAGTTGGTTATTTTTTCATCAAAATCAATCCTTTGATTGAGGATGATTTGTTCATGACCTTAGTTAATCCTTTGGTTGAAGTCAATTATTTTTCATAGGAATCGATCCTTTGATTGAGGACAATTTGTTCGTTGACCTTCATCAATCCATTGGTTGAAGTTGGTTATTTTTCATATGAATCAATCCATTGGTTGAGGATGATTTGTTCATGGACATTCGTCAATCTATTGGTTGAAGTTGGTTATTTTTCATTTGAATTAATCCATTGGTTGAGGATGACTTGTTCGTTGACCTTCATCAATCCATTGGTCGAAGCTGGTTGTTTCAAGTTCTTCTAATCCGAATCAACCTATTGGTTGAGAATGATCTTTTTGCCGATGACCTCCATCAATCCATTGGTTGGTATTGGTGTGTCTTCTTTTGTTGATTTGAATCAACACATTAGTTGAGGACGATTTATCGTTAACCTCCGTCAATACATCAATTGATGTTGGATGTCTTTTGTTGATCTGAATCAACATATTAGTTAAGGATGGTTTGTCGGTGCCATTGCCTTTACCCAGTGAGTCTTCCCATTTACTTCATTTGTCTTCCCATTGGAATTCCTTGAAAAGTTATATCAGTTAATCTCCTCAGAGTTTGATTCATATTTCATATCCCCAACAATAGAATCCATGCATTCATAACATAACGTGCCATCTCATTGCACCAAAGGAAAAAAATTGGGtttttcgtatttaattatcttcaACCACGAACGTATGAAGATCGTTGTCATTCATACCTTCaggttcaaggtaattaaataggggcagctgtcataccctaattttgtccGAAAATTTTAAACTTTCATGCATTCAATCTTATTTTGTTTTGCGTAGAATAAAATTTAAGTTTTACACACAAATCGGTTGAATCGATTTTTAATTGCATGTAAAATTAGCGAGCAAAAAATTTCTAGATCGGGCTTGCATTTGTTTGTTTTATTGATCTACAATTCACGTAGTTTAGCCGGACTTGCTCGTTAAACTTTTTCGATCCCATTTACGTTCGCAATTTGATCAGTCTAAGCCTTTTCAACCGAGCGTTTTTCACCATAAAATTTGATTTCTATCTGTCTATTTTACAGAAGTATATTTCTCATAGATTATTTTAAtgcatttattttatttttttcacgCATTTTCACGCCTGATTTTTATTCAATTTAGTtccttttgtttttgttttttttatcaaaatatcAACAAAAAAAATAGAGACAAATAAATAatcatttaatttttattttctttatcaaaaaaaatatttcaattgttttgaatttgattcttttaaatttattttttatcttAAACATATCCTTGTGTGTTTTTTGGCAATGCATTTAATTATGAAAATCCTAATTTGCTTATTATTTTGTGCTAACTTTCTTGACCAATGGACTGAAGTTAATCACTAACTCACAATTGTTACCATTATTTTCACTTGGATCACTATGGATGTTTCTCTCTCATAACTGAATTACAATCTCATTTCAATAAAATTAACTTCAACAAACACACTTAGATGCAATCTTAACCCTTGATTAAACATTTATTTTTCACATGGATCACTAATCGGTACAATCCTAACCATTcatcattttcatttttcatattCTAACTTTCTCAAAAATTCACCCTCACATTTCACACAAATTTGAATTCATTCACATTCATGCTAGCCTATTTAAATAACATCATATCACCACACAAAAAAAGGAGAAGGAGAAATGAGTAAAAAGGATAGCATATTCACTACTTGAATTTTCctcaaaaatagaaaataattgAATAATTTGAAAGAGGAGAAAGAGAGGGTTGAAGAGTGATTCATATCACATTGATCGATACCTGCTTGGAGCTTCGTCGGAGGGTGGTCGGGATTTACAAACTCATCGGTTTTCTTTGCATTCTTGAGGATTTTCACGTGGATAAACTTTGATTCTTGTTTTTTACTAGACTTCTTGACATAAACTTGTTGTTGCACTTAGTATGTAATCCATTAATCATTTGTGCAAAATAGCTCGGAAAATGAATTTTTAGAAAATTGATATTCTTGTGCATCTCACTATAAACGACTAATTTTCGAAAATTTTAGTTGTTGATTTTTGAGCATGAAATTATGTTCGTGAGATCGATTAGATGAATTTTTATTATTCATTTAGGCGATTTCGTGAAAAATTGAGACAATTGCATCTGGATCAAATAGATTAGTAGTGTGTATTTTCCAAATTGTTCATATTGTTAATGCATTCTTACTTCCTACACTACTATTCATGCTTAACAAAAGTGGAAGATGAAGCATGGCCCATGTGGCCCTaccatttttttttcattttctttttattttattttattactttctattttcttttttttttattatttaattttttttaattaatttgattaattgattaaataCAAACTTAAATAGTTTTTTTTCCCCTTTAAGTTGACATATTTTTGTTTTTGTCACTATGTCTTTTTTTTATGGATAAAGTTCTTATATGTTGAATTTTATTTGCTTTTAGTTCATAAAATTAAAATCCAGAGGTTTCTTATGGATTTTAACTTTAGGGACTAACACCAAAAGAATTTTAGGATTCATGGattatttttagaaaaaaaagatacaggaacaaaaataaataaaaacgCCAACTTATAGGACCAAAAAACTATTTAAGCCTTAAATGTATCTTAATTTATTAAccttttaaattgatttttaattaattgactaattgattaaatatattttaattgattaattttgttaattgatttttaattaacTTGATTCATTGGTCATATCTATTTTAATTGATTAACTTTgttaattgatttttaattagcttgattaattgattaatttggttaattgatttttaattaacttgattaatTAAGTAATTTCATTTTAATGGATTAATTAGGgttaattgatttttaattaaataatttgacCACATAAAATCAACctttcaaaatcaaattaaatacttgatcaacatcaagttgGTTTTCAAATTATCTGACCACGTTATAAACCACTTTCCTAATTAAATGTTACATTAAAAAATCTTTTCATAATAAAATCGAATGAAGAGGAACATTAGAGTCTCGCGTTACATGAAAACCTCGAATCATTGGCTTCGGGACACACGTCTTTGAATAACAATTTATTCTTTCTTTTATCCCAAAACACTTAATTCAAACTTGGATTAAAAAAGGAACATTATAGTATAGGGTTCTATGAAAACCTTGAGCAATCGGTCCAGAGACACACGTTTTGGTCCTACCACACGTTTGTTATCCATCAAACAAATGTCATAAACACTTTGAATGAAAAAAGAACATTGGTGTCTCCTTTATATGAAAACCTCGAATAATCGGCCCTGAGGCATACGTCTTGGTCCTACCGAGCATTCATCATTCTCCTAAAAATAATTCAACACATCAAATCCATTTTTCTTGCCTCTGTGCGATCGAAAACCTTTTTaaaaagaacattgtttagtCTGTTCTATCGCAATACAAACAAACGTTTTAAGCCTCCCATTGCAAGCACAAGCAACGTTTAACTGATAGAGCGCGATTTAAACATTCGTTCGATAAAATCAACCAATCAATACATAACTTTTTACGCAGAACTACGTAGTCTTGAGTTCTCTATCGCACCTAGGGATACATAGAAGCGGGATTttgaaatcttgtcaggcacgttaacaaaaaaacctaaaaaagttttttctttctttctttcaTAAACACATGATAAGTAAAAGAAAACaataacataagctaacattcaatcgcaaATTTAACTTAATGGTACTtgttgagtacaacgaacgtgaggggtgctaatatcttccccttgcgtaacGACTCTTGAACTAGAgtttggttgcgacgaccatcttCTTTTTCTTTCGAAGGTTTTATCTATATTTTCTCTTTCCTATTTTTGAACAAATAAAATTTGGTGGTGACTTTATTCAATAGTTTTCCAAGAACGCGCGAACTCCTCGCGAAtgataatatttttttatatgaACACAACCAAGTCGTGCATTAAGAAAACATAATAGCAAACATGTAACTATTTAATATGTGCATTATGAAATGGAAGTTATTGTTTTTAATTTAGTGTTATACTAATATATTTAAATTTAAGAGTTAAGTTTTCTCATTAGAACCTTAAAAACATGTTCCTGAATAGCAAATGAGATttgtgtaaaaattggaatgCGGTCAAAGTCATGTTGATACTTCAACTAGGTTCAATCAAGAAATCATTTAGAAAAAATCATCATGAACATTAAGAATCAACATATTACTCATTTTTACGCAATATTGTATGGTTTCGTGTCAAGAAAATGCAAACATCACATTGCAAGAGAGAATAAAAGAGTGAAGTGAGTAGGTGTTTATAAGGTTGCATATCATAAAAGAGTGAAGTGAGTAGGTGTTTATAAGGTTGCATATGGATACTGCATTATATGGCGGGAAATGCTTGTAGCATGACATAATATTTAATACCATATTAATTTACATAAATATTTAAcaataaaattataaaatactTATACTTCTATCAAACTCATACACATAAAGTTGCCTCGTATAAAGGCATTGGCCTCTCCTAAAAAGTGATACCCAAGCTCGAGGAACACGAAAATATACTTCACATCAATGTAATGATTGTAATGATAGGGCTTATTAACATAAATGGTACATCCAACCAGATATAACATATCATATCTACCATGTGTCACCAACACCGTATATTTTTCTCTTGTAGGCAAGGCTCGTGTAACATGGAACATGCACAACACATCACCTAATGTGACTGTAATCTCTTTGAATGAAAGATGGAAGGAAGAAATCTTGTTTTTCCATCTTTCTGTAAGAGAATATAACAGTGGACTGCCTAGCATGGTGTGCTAACAACCCATCAACGAAAATAATAGAAACCCCCTCAAGTATCTCCATAACAAAGAATTTCTTCAACTTCATCCCATGGATGGAACCTTTAATATGACTGATCTTGAAAAATTAAATCATAAGATACTAGTTATTTTAATTAACACATAATGcataaaatataattatataaCTACATATACCTCTCATTGGCATAGATGCAATGCTACATGTTGATTGTACTAAGTCAACATAGACATGTCAGATGGTCATCCTCGGAATCCAATTGCCACCTAAGTCAAAATAATTAAATAATCTTCAAAAGAAGACTATAACACCTAATGAATTGCGTTACAATTAAAACTCACTCACTCTCTTTCTTTCCAA from Lathyrus oleraceus cultivar Zhongwan6 chromosome 1, CAAS_Psat_ZW6_1.0, whole genome shotgun sequence includes:
- the LOC127080695 gene encoding receptor kinase-like protein Xa21, whose protein sequence is MAKLYSNWLCILSVSLYYYFFTCLAMSTKKNITTDEFALLSFKSSITLDPYHMLSNWSISSNSSTFSSCNWVGVTCDEHHGRVNALNLSNMALQGTISPQLGNLSFLLVLDLQGNSFHGELPHELLHLKRLKWFDLSYNDFVGEIPLKIGDLSKLQYLDFGYNNIVGVIPQSISNLSMLEYLSWKSNFLEGTIPHVVGKLHRLRILDVRNNKLSGIIPSNIFNMSLLQEIRLSNNSLSGEIPKGIGDLPQLITLNLQYNLLTGNILMLNNSSLQILGLGFNNLSGILPSNVCQGLPNLRLLYLYVNDFSGKMPNVWRYCKELVDLELSFNNFDKGPMPADIGNLTNLQSLYLTSTNLEGEIPVSLFNISSLKEINLDVNDLNGTLPDEMCHQLPQLEKFTLFGNHLEGTIPRSIGNCTLLQILSLHDNFFSGSIPMEIGNLNELKYLQVGNNRLSGSISSKVFNISTLEYFRLEENSLSGMLPSNMGLGLPSLIQLHMYRNKFVGNIPNSISNASNLVIIDLSSNGFSGIIPNSFGNLGDLKSLIIGGNNLTIDESLEFNFLTSLTSCRYLKLVEISENSLPLKLPKSIGNLSVEHFWANSCGIKGNIPVEIGNMSNLVRLSLSKNDLNGQIPSTIKELQKLQSLGLDYNGLEGSIIDEVCEVRSLSELNLTSNEFFGVLPTCLGNMTSLRKFHIGSNRLTSTIPSSFWNLKDILEVSLSLNAITGNLPSEIKNLRALVLLDLSGNQISNNIPTTISLLTTLETLSLANNKLEGHIPTSLGEMVSLSFLDLSQNLITGVIPKSLESLSYLKHLNLSYNRLQGEIPNGGPFKSFAAQSFIHNKALCGNPFLQVPPCNKNGKNKLLIICSSSIIAVLCFLVLVCIIILMHKRKMVKNPIEKELSTLGAPGRISYYELVKATNGFNESNLLGKGGFGSVYQGNLSSGKMVAVKVFDLTLEATSKSFDAECNAMRNLRHRNLVEVLTSCSNEDFKSLVMEFMSNGSVEKLLYSDNYCLSFSQRLNIMIDVASALEYLHHGSSIPVVHCDLKPSNVLLDEDMVAHVSDFGISKLLDEGHSKTHTETLATFGYAAPEYGSKGVISVKGDVYSYGIMLMEIFTGKKPTNEMFSDKLTLKSWISESMLSSIMEVVDYNLVSQHEKEMYEILALALRCCEDSPEERINIKDVSSLLLKIKTSFIQ